Proteins encoded by one window of Lates calcarifer isolate ASB-BC8 linkage group LG5, TLL_Latcal_v3, whole genome shotgun sequence:
- the exoc1l gene encoding exocyst complex component 1-like, translating into MSSLLREEMQRILFRPAKQRLVEFIEIEEPPHGRHFLCVSVGKNKVVQLCIVQCQITQPSLKSGSKKSHTKRSSIQECYRRTEIWSLQDLTLVDGRDPDVDDPCFLLHFDKVRTVTAISCSAKYAFVRALVALSDQHCQRSLKLRNFDWAYIKPTSFYSNRGDCVVLSQICFYALNLVCLSMCPVPLDA; encoded by the exons ATGTCGTCTCTTCTGAGGGAGGAGATGCAGAGAATTTTATTCCGACCTGCAAAACAGAGGCTGGTGGAGTTTATTGAGATTGAGGAGCCGCCGCATGGaagacattttctttgtgtctcag ttggaaaaaacaaagtggTGCAGTTATGTATAGTGCAGTGTCAGATAACTCAGCCATCCCTTAAATCTGGATCCAAGAAGTCCCACACCAAACGCTCCAGCATACAGGAGTGCTACAGGAGGACAGAGATCTGGTCCCTGCAAGACCTGACTCTTGTTGACGGACGGGACCCTGATGTG GATGACCcctgtttcctgctgcactTTGACAAAGTGCGGACGGTGACGGCCATCAGCTGCTCAGCCAAATATGCCTTTGTGCGTGCCCTGGTTGCTCTCAGTGATCAGCACTGCCAGAGATCACTGAAACTGCGGAACTTTGACTGGGCCTACATCAAGCCTACCTCCTTCTACTCCAACAGAGGAGACTGTGTTGTTCTGTCGCAGATATGCTTCTATGCATTAAATTTAGTGTGCCTATCCATGTGCCCTGTACCGTTGGATGCATAA
- the clockb gene encoding clock circadian regulator b isoform X2, with amino-acid sequence MTSSIGDDCSIFDGLMEEDEKDKAKRVSRNKSEKKRRDQFNVLIKELGTMLPGNTRKMDKSTILQKSIDFLCKHKEIAAQSESSEIRQDWKPPFLSNEEFTQLMLEALDGFFIAIMTDGNVLYVSESVTSLLEHLPADLVDQNLLNFLPVGEHSDVYKALSTHPTDPESLGSDYLKTKNHMEFCCHMLRGAIDPKEPPVYEYVKFIGNFKSLNNVPNVARNGLAGVLQRSLQPAFDDQVCFVATVRLAKPQFIKEMCTVEEPNEEFTSRHSLEWKFLFLDHRAPPIIGYLPFEVLGTSGYDYYHVDDLETLAKCHEHLMQYGKGKSCYYRFLTKGQQWIWLQTHYYITYHQWNSRPEFIVCTHTVVSYAEVRAEQRRELGIEESNPEVTVDKSQDSGSESQLNTSSLKEALERFDHSRTPSTSSRSSRKSSSHVSDNTCTSTASKLHMDTATPPRQSLASTMEMTSQRRSSISSQSMSSQTTGQSVTPGMITQQQQQQQQPQQLQTNVQPVMEFSAQVNAMQHLKEQLEQRTRLIQANIQRQQEELRHIQEQLQRVQGQGIQMLLQQQGGAMNVQLPQVGSVQQTTTLTGQVQQTTINPVHSGTQQLTIQQQAPPPQQSLQQQTNALTQPQRQPQQPAQAQPQTQGSVSAPLYNTMMISQPGQPNVLQISTSLPQNNTPQGTTVATFTQDRQIRFPAGQQLVTKLVTAPMACGAVMVPTSMFMGQVVTAYNPFGGQQGGQTQTLTLQPAQPPQGQPDGQNQTAVVAQSGQQGQQQQQQFLQGPRLLHGNQSTQLILQAAFPLQQQGTFTQATHQQQTQQQQQQQQQQQQQQQQQQRQQQQQQQQQQQQQQQQQQQQQQQQQQQQQSHHQRHQQQLKPQPQKQQKAPSSHRTDSVSSQPQ; translated from the exons ATGACATCAAGCATAGG GGATGATTGTAGCATCTTTGATGGGTTGATGGAAGAAGATGAAAAGGACAAAGCGAAACG CGTGTCCCGTAACAAGTCCGAGAAGAAACGGAGAGACCAGTTCAATGTCCTCATCAAGGAACTTGGCACGATGTTGCCGGGCAACACCAGGAAGATGGACAAGTCCACCATCCTGCAGAAAAGCATAGACTTCCTGTGTAAACACAAAG AGATCGCAGCTCAGTCAGAGTCGAGTGAGATCAGGCAGGACTGGAAGCCTCCATTTCTTAGCAATGAAGAGTTCACCCAGCTCATGCTGGAG GCCCTTGATGGGTTCTTTATAGCAATAATGACTGATGGGAACGTCCTCTATGTCTCTGAGAGTGTCACCTCACTACTAGAACACCTACCG GCGGACCTGGTGGACCAGAACCTGTTAAACTTCCTGCCAGTTGGGGAACACTCCGATGTGTACAAGGCTCTGTCCACGCACCCCACCGACCCTGAGAGCCTTGGCTCAGATTACCTGAAGA ctaAGAACCACATGGAGTTCTGCTGCCATATGCTACGAGGGGCCATTGACCCCAAAGAACCCCCCGTCTACGAATATGTTAAGTTCATTGGCAACTTCAAGTCCCTCAACAATG TTCCCAATGTTGCGAGGAATGGTCTGGCAGGAGTTTTACAGCGGTCGTTACAACCTGCGTTTGATGACCAAGTGTGCTTTGTAGCCACAGTGCGACTGGCCAAACCTCAGTTTATCAAG GAGATGTGTACAGTTGAGGAGCCCAATGAGGAATTCACCTCCAGGCATAGTTTAGAATGGAAGTTCCTATTCTTAGaccacag AGCTCCACCAATCATAGGCTACCTGCCTTTTGAAGTTCTGGGAACATCAGGGTACGACTATTACCATGTGGACGACCTGGAGACACTAGCCAAGTGTCACGAACACT TGATGCAGTATGGTAAAGGGAAGTCTTGCTACTACCGTTTCTTGACTAAAGGTCAACAATGGATCTGGCTGCAGACGCATTACTACATCACCTATCACCAGTGGAACTCTAGACCTGAGTTTAtagtctgcacacacacagtagtcaG CTATGCAGAGGTGAGGGCAGAACAACGCAGAGAGCTGGGTATTGAAGAGTCTAACCCAGAGGTCACCGTGGATAAG AGTCAGGACTCTGGCTCGGAGTCACAGCTGAACACATCCAGCCTCAAGGAGGCTCTGGAGCGATTTGACCACAGCCGAACACCCTCAACCTCCTCACGGAGTTCCCGGAAATCCTCATCACATGTCTCCGACAACACTTGCACTT CAACAGCCTCCAAGCTACACATGGACACGGCCACGCCTCCTCGGCAGTCACTAGCCTCCACCATGGAGATGACATCACAGCGTCGCTCATCCATCAGCAGCCAG TCTATGAGCTCTCAGACCACAGGCCAGAGTGTGACTCCAGGCATGATTActcagcaacaacagcagcagcaacaaccaCAGCAGCTACAGACAAACGTACAG CCGGTGATGGAGTTCTCGGCGCAGGTGAACGCCATGCAGCACCTGAAGGAGCAGCTGGAGCAGAGGACCAGATTGATCCAGGCCAACATccagagacagcaggaggaaCTCAGACACATCcaagagcagctgcagagagtcCAGGGACAGGGCATACAA atgttgctgcagcagcagggtgGAGCAATGAACGTACAGCTCCCTCAGGTGGGGTCGGTCCAACAGACGACTACTTTGACTGGACAGGTCCAGCAAACTACAATTAACCCCGTCCATTCAGGAACTCAGCAGCTCACCATCCAGCAGCAGGCACCTCCCCCTCAGCAaagcctgcagcagcagaccAACGCCCTAACACAG CCCCAACGTCAGCCCCAGCAACCTGCCCAGGCTCAGCCCCAGACCCAGGGCTCTGTATCTGCTCCACTGTACAACACCATGATGATTTCCCAGCCAGGGCAGCCCAACGTGCTGCAGATCAGCACCAGCCTGCCGCAGAACAACACACCGCAAGGCACAACCGTGGCCACCTTCACGCAGGACCGACAGATCCG GTTCCCAGCAGGGCAGCAGCTGGTGACCAAGCTGGTGACAGCCCCAATGGCATGTGGTGCGGTCATGGTGCCCACCTCCATGTTCATGGGACAGGTGGTCACCGCATACAACCCCTTTGGTGGGCAACAG GGAGGTCAGACTCAGACCCTGACTCTGCAACCAGCCCAACCACCTCAAGGTCAGCCTGACGGCCAAAACCAGACAGCTGTGGTGGCTCAGAGCGGCCAGCAGgggcagcagcaacaacagcaattTCTGCAG GGCCCTCGTCTTCTTCACGGTAACCAGTCTACCCAGCTGATTCTGCAGGCAGCTTTCCCACTCCAACAACAGGGCACATTCACCCAGGCAACAcaccaacagcaaacacagcaacaacagcaacagcaacagcagcagcagcagcaacagcaacaacagcaaaggcaacagcagcagcaacagcaacaacaacaacaacaacaacaacaacaacaacaacaacagcagcagcagcagcagcagcaacaacaatcTCACCACCAGaggcaccagcagcagctgaaaccGCAGccccagaaacagcagaaagcCCCATCATCGCACAGGACTGATAGTGTCAGCAGCCAACCACAGTAA
- the clockb gene encoding clock circadian regulator b isoform X1: MTSSIGDDCSIFDGLMEEDEKDKAKRVSRNKSEKKRRDQFNVLIKELGTMLPGNTRKMDKSTILQKSIDFLCKHKEIAAQSESSEIRQDWKPPFLSNEEFTQLMLEALDGFFIAIMTDGNVLYVSESVTSLLEHLPADLVDQNLLNFLPVGEHSDVYKALSTHPTDPESLGSDYLKTKNHMEFCCHMLRGAIDPKEPPVYEYVKFIGNFKSLNNVPNVARNGLAGVLQRSLQPAFDDQVCFVATVRLAKPQFIKEMCTVEEPNEEFTSRHSLEWKFLFLDHRAPPIIGYLPFEVLGTSGYDYYHVDDLETLAKCHEHLMQYGKGKSCYYRFLTKGQQWIWLQTHYYITYHQWNSRPEFIVCTHTVVSYAEVRAEQRRELGIEESNPEVTVDKSQDSGSESQLNTSSLKEALERFDHSRTPSTSSRSSRKSSSHVSDNTCTSTASKLHMDTATPPRQSLASTMEMTSQRRSSISSQSMSSQTTGQSVTPGMITQQQQQQQQPQQLQTNVQPVMEFSAQVNAMQHLKEQLEQRTRLIQANIQRQQEELRHIQEQLQRVQGQGIQMLLQQQGGAMNVQLPQVGSVQQTTTLTGQVQQTTINPVHSGTQQLTIQQQAPPPQQSLQQQTNALTQPQRQPQQPAQAQPQTQGSVSAPLYNTMMISQPGQPNVLQISTSLPQNNTPQGTTVATFTQDRQIRFPAGQQLVTKLVTAPMACGAVMVPTSMFMGQVVTAYNPFGGQQQGGQTQTLTLQPAQPPQGQPDGQNQTAVVAQSGQQGQQQQQQFLQGPRLLHGNQSTQLILQAAFPLQQQGTFTQATHQQQTQQQQQQQQQQQQQQQQQQRQQQQQQQQQQQQQQQQQQQQQQQQQQQQQSHHQRHQQQLKPQPQKQQKAPSSHRTDSVSSQPQ; encoded by the exons ATGACATCAAGCATAGG GGATGATTGTAGCATCTTTGATGGGTTGATGGAAGAAGATGAAAAGGACAAAGCGAAACG CGTGTCCCGTAACAAGTCCGAGAAGAAACGGAGAGACCAGTTCAATGTCCTCATCAAGGAACTTGGCACGATGTTGCCGGGCAACACCAGGAAGATGGACAAGTCCACCATCCTGCAGAAAAGCATAGACTTCCTGTGTAAACACAAAG AGATCGCAGCTCAGTCAGAGTCGAGTGAGATCAGGCAGGACTGGAAGCCTCCATTTCTTAGCAATGAAGAGTTCACCCAGCTCATGCTGGAG GCCCTTGATGGGTTCTTTATAGCAATAATGACTGATGGGAACGTCCTCTATGTCTCTGAGAGTGTCACCTCACTACTAGAACACCTACCG GCGGACCTGGTGGACCAGAACCTGTTAAACTTCCTGCCAGTTGGGGAACACTCCGATGTGTACAAGGCTCTGTCCACGCACCCCACCGACCCTGAGAGCCTTGGCTCAGATTACCTGAAGA ctaAGAACCACATGGAGTTCTGCTGCCATATGCTACGAGGGGCCATTGACCCCAAAGAACCCCCCGTCTACGAATATGTTAAGTTCATTGGCAACTTCAAGTCCCTCAACAATG TTCCCAATGTTGCGAGGAATGGTCTGGCAGGAGTTTTACAGCGGTCGTTACAACCTGCGTTTGATGACCAAGTGTGCTTTGTAGCCACAGTGCGACTGGCCAAACCTCAGTTTATCAAG GAGATGTGTACAGTTGAGGAGCCCAATGAGGAATTCACCTCCAGGCATAGTTTAGAATGGAAGTTCCTATTCTTAGaccacag AGCTCCACCAATCATAGGCTACCTGCCTTTTGAAGTTCTGGGAACATCAGGGTACGACTATTACCATGTGGACGACCTGGAGACACTAGCCAAGTGTCACGAACACT TGATGCAGTATGGTAAAGGGAAGTCTTGCTACTACCGTTTCTTGACTAAAGGTCAACAATGGATCTGGCTGCAGACGCATTACTACATCACCTATCACCAGTGGAACTCTAGACCTGAGTTTAtagtctgcacacacacagtagtcaG CTATGCAGAGGTGAGGGCAGAACAACGCAGAGAGCTGGGTATTGAAGAGTCTAACCCAGAGGTCACCGTGGATAAG AGTCAGGACTCTGGCTCGGAGTCACAGCTGAACACATCCAGCCTCAAGGAGGCTCTGGAGCGATTTGACCACAGCCGAACACCCTCAACCTCCTCACGGAGTTCCCGGAAATCCTCATCACATGTCTCCGACAACACTTGCACTT CAACAGCCTCCAAGCTACACATGGACACGGCCACGCCTCCTCGGCAGTCACTAGCCTCCACCATGGAGATGACATCACAGCGTCGCTCATCCATCAGCAGCCAG TCTATGAGCTCTCAGACCACAGGCCAGAGTGTGACTCCAGGCATGATTActcagcaacaacagcagcagcaacaaccaCAGCAGCTACAGACAAACGTACAG CCGGTGATGGAGTTCTCGGCGCAGGTGAACGCCATGCAGCACCTGAAGGAGCAGCTGGAGCAGAGGACCAGATTGATCCAGGCCAACATccagagacagcaggaggaaCTCAGACACATCcaagagcagctgcagagagtcCAGGGACAGGGCATACAA atgttgctgcagcagcagggtgGAGCAATGAACGTACAGCTCCCTCAGGTGGGGTCGGTCCAACAGACGACTACTTTGACTGGACAGGTCCAGCAAACTACAATTAACCCCGTCCATTCAGGAACTCAGCAGCTCACCATCCAGCAGCAGGCACCTCCCCCTCAGCAaagcctgcagcagcagaccAACGCCCTAACACAG CCCCAACGTCAGCCCCAGCAACCTGCCCAGGCTCAGCCCCAGACCCAGGGCTCTGTATCTGCTCCACTGTACAACACCATGATGATTTCCCAGCCAGGGCAGCCCAACGTGCTGCAGATCAGCACCAGCCTGCCGCAGAACAACACACCGCAAGGCACAACCGTGGCCACCTTCACGCAGGACCGACAGATCCG GTTCCCAGCAGGGCAGCAGCTGGTGACCAAGCTGGTGACAGCCCCAATGGCATGTGGTGCGGTCATGGTGCCCACCTCCATGTTCATGGGACAGGTGGTCACCGCATACAACCCCTTTGGTGGGCAACAG CAGGGAGGTCAGACTCAGACCCTGACTCTGCAACCAGCCCAACCACCTCAAGGTCAGCCTGACGGCCAAAACCAGACAGCTGTGGTGGCTCAGAGCGGCCAGCAGgggcagcagcaacaacagcaattTCTGCAG GGCCCTCGTCTTCTTCACGGTAACCAGTCTACCCAGCTGATTCTGCAGGCAGCTTTCCCACTCCAACAACAGGGCACATTCACCCAGGCAACAcaccaacagcaaacacagcaacaacagcaacagcaacagcagcagcagcagcaacagcaacaacagcaaaggcaacagcagcagcaacagcaacaacaacaacaacaacaacaacaacaacaacaacaacagcagcagcagcagcagcagcaacaacaatcTCACCACCAGaggcaccagcagcagctgaaaccGCAGccccagaaacagcagaaagcCCCATCATCGCACAGGACTGATAGTGTCAGCAGCCAACCACAGTAA